From one Melioribacteraceae bacterium genomic stretch:
- a CDS encoding TonB-dependent receptor, whose amino-acid sequence MTIKPLFVFLILFNIQTYCQVIDKDTVHNYSYNEIVVTGNRYETFLLQSTSSINKLSAVQLANYPVRDLVSTLQFTPGFFSVSLDGLGKHPVVTTRGFYGGGEAEYINLLVDGIETNYSQSGLANWQIIPTEVLNNIEILRGGSSSLYGDASIGGVININTLAGLEKTILSLNGGGYGQFNSSIYRNSSFGDHRYSFYGAYDDAIGFREHSDWMHASFGGNIRFKLTDNLNLSLVTHNQINDSELPGPITETELNEKRNLSSAYYKYDERKENRFIFSPSLEYNINEYSSLRLQLGIMNRTEDKTQTFTNFAPIINPQDFSIIGVYDTSQYGDTKQRELRSNEIFGEILFNSNFSNFPAEFVAGTKVNYSDYSSSYFDYYKGFKEDYESSNATRGNQVFASEGTRTELSAFVNSSIDILEGLRFNLGVRFDNIFDKYNSSQPDSIISSDNNAFSPKIGLNYLYSNNSDYKASLYFNYNKSFKAPTIDQLTDLKKLDFIIFIPIGPDAYTTSPYQADPFANSNLKPQKSNNYEFGTYQSISLSKSSALELQLSFYQIDIDDEIDFDLSTFKYQNIAKTKHRGIEFGSNIDFGKNLTAMLNYTYSEVTFESGIYNGKQLKGIPKHVTNFGFNYSFDFGLSAGIIFSSVNDIYLDDNNTEMLDNYLITNAKLAYTWENMIFSLSIFNLLDKEYNSTGYISDGTKYLYPAATRYLIFGVSYEI is encoded by the coding sequence TATGAAACATTTTTGCTTCAGTCAACCTCATCAATCAATAAATTATCCGCTGTCCAATTAGCGAATTATCCTGTTCGCGACTTGGTTTCAACTTTACAATTTACACCCGGCTTTTTCTCGGTAAGTTTAGATGGGTTGGGTAAACATCCCGTAGTTACCACTAGAGGATTCTATGGTGGTGGGGAAGCCGAATATATCAATTTACTTGTGGATGGTATAGAAACTAATTATTCTCAAAGTGGCTTAGCTAATTGGCAAATTATCCCAACAGAAGTTCTGAATAATATAGAAATATTAAGAGGTGGTTCCTCTTCATTGTATGGAGATGCATCAATTGGAGGTGTAATTAACATTAACACTTTAGCAGGTTTGGAGAAAACTATTCTAAGTTTAAATGGCGGGGGATACGGTCAGTTCAACTCAAGTATTTATAGAAATTCTTCGTTTGGTGATCACCGATATTCGTTCTATGGTGCATATGACGATGCAATTGGTTTCCGAGAACATAGTGATTGGATGCACGCATCATTCGGAGGTAATATTAGATTTAAATTAACCGATAATCTCAACTTATCTTTGGTAACACATAACCAAATTAACGATAGCGAACTTCCAGGACCAATTACTGAAACTGAATTGAACGAGAAAAGAAATCTTTCATCCGCCTACTACAAGTATGATGAAAGAAAGGAAAATAGATTCATTTTTTCACCCAGTTTGGAATATAATATAAACGAATATTCTAGTTTGCGTTTGCAACTTGGTATCATGAACAGGACGGAAGACAAGACACAAACCTTTACTAATTTTGCCCCGATAATAAATCCACAAGATTTTTCAATAATTGGAGTTTATGATACTTCGCAATATGGAGATACCAAGCAGCGAGAATTACGTAGTAATGAAATATTCGGTGAGATATTATTCAATTCCAACTTTTCAAATTTCCCTGCGGAATTTGTGGCAGGCACAAAAGTTAATTATTCTGATTACAGCAGTAGTTATTTTGATTACTATAAAGGATTCAAAGAGGATTATGAAAGTTCAAATGCTACAAGGGGAAATCAAGTCTTTGCTTCGGAAGGAACTAGAACTGAGCTATCAGCTTTTGTAAATTCCAGTATAGATATTTTGGAAGGACTTAGATTTAACTTAGGTGTTCGTTTCGATAATATTTTTGATAAATATAATAGTTCACAACCAGATTCGATTATTTCTTCGGACAACAATGCGTTTAGTCCTAAAATTGGTCTGAATTATTTGTACTCCAATAACTCTGATTATAAGGCGAGCTTGTATTTTAATTATAATAAATCATTTAAAGCTCCCACTATCGATCAGCTGACTGATTTAAAAAAATTGGACTTTATAATTTTTATCCCCATCGGTCCGGATGCTTATACTACTTCACCTTACCAGGCAGATCCGTTCGCGAATTCAAATCTTAAACCACAGAAAAGTAATAATTATGAATTTGGCACATATCAAAGTATAAGTTTATCTAAAAGTTCGGCTCTGGAACTTCAATTATCATTTTATCAGATTGATATTGATGATGAAATTGATTTTGATTTGAGCACATTCAAATATCAGAATATTGCAAAGACTAAACATCGCGGTATTGAATTTGGATCGAATATTGATTTTGGGAAGAACTTAACTGCCATGCTTAATTATACATACTCGGAAGTAACTTTTGAATCGGGTATCTATAATGGCAAGCAGTTAAAAGGAATTCCTAAACATGTCACTAATTTTGGATTTAATTATTCTTTTGATTTTGGTCTTTCGGCCGGAATAATTTTTAGTTCAGTAAATGATATTTATTTGGATGATAACAATACTGAAATGCTGGATAACTATTTGATTACAAATGCAAAACTTGCCTATACATGGGAAAACATGATTTTTTCTTTAAGCATTTTTAATTTGTTGGATAAAGAATATAATAGCACAGGATATATCTCCGACGGGACTAAATATTTATATCCGGCTGCAACAAGATACCTAATATTTGGTGTGAGTTATGAAATTTAA
- a CDS encoding terpene cyclase/mutase family protein: MKKWVNVFVLLTSFSIANAQVDVSLQKEIEHSVINGLKYLASVQEDDGSWQHHPAITGLVLSSFLRAHPSIGIKDTTIKKGIDFLTKLVQTDGGIYADDMKTYTTAICVMTFEDLGVAEYSDIILNGKKFLMSMQMDEELGLTVDSIYYGGLSYGKMDKAPDLSNLQWALEAISYESQDLDRADALQTKVDPEQKKIFFDKAITFLERTQNYKTNDQAYASNDGGFMYRPGESKAGETISYGGMTYAGLKSMIFAKVSKDDERVQAAFNWIKNNYSVEENPGMGLQGLYYYYQTMAKALSVMGIEELNTPKGEANWRSDLADQLIKIQNSDGSWVNSNGRWWENNPVLVTAYSLLALETIAGLPHNISTQKTLRIE, translated from the coding sequence ATGAAAAAATGGGTAAATGTATTTGTTTTATTAACTTCATTTAGTATTGCGAATGCACAGGTTGATGTATCTCTTCAAAAAGAAATAGAACATTCGGTAATAAACGGACTCAAGTACTTAGCATCTGTGCAAGAAGATGACGGCTCATGGCAACATCATCCTGCTATCACGGGCTTAGTTTTGTCATCTTTTTTACGAGCCCACCCTTCAATTGGAATTAAAGACACTACAATTAAAAAAGGTATAGATTTTCTGACCAAACTGGTACAAACAGATGGCGGGATTTATGCGGATGATATGAAAACTTATACTACCGCAATTTGTGTCATGACTTTTGAAGATTTGGGAGTCGCAGAATATTCTGATATTATTTTGAATGGTAAGAAATTTTTAATGTCTATGCAGATGGATGAAGAACTAGGTTTAACGGTTGATAGTATTTATTATGGCGGTTTATCATATGGTAAAATGGATAAGGCTCCGGACCTTTCAAATTTGCAGTGGGCTTTGGAAGCAATTAGTTATGAGTCTCAAGATTTGGATAGAGCCGATGCTTTACAAACAAAAGTTGATCCAGAACAAAAGAAAATATTTTTTGATAAAGCAATTACTTTTTTAGAAAGAACACAAAACTATAAAACAAATGACCAGGCATATGCATCGAACGATGGCGGTTTTATGTACAGACCTGGGGAAAGTAAGGCTGGAGAAACCATATCCTATGGTGGGATGACTTATGCCGGACTTAAGAGTATGATTTTTGCAAAGGTATCAAAAGATGATGAAAGAGTTCAGGCTGCATTTAATTGGATAAAAAATAATTATTCTGTTGAAGAGAACCCCGGTATGGGTTTACAAGGTCTTTACTATTACTATCAAACAATGGCGAAAGCACTTTCAGTTATGGGTATCGAAGAGTTAAATACCCCCAAGGGTGAAGCTAATTGGAGAAGTGATTTAGCAGATCAATTGATAAAAATACAAAATTCTGATGGGTCTTGGGTAAACTCGAACGGACGGTGGTGGGAGAACAATCCAGTATTGGTAACAGCATACTCACTCCTTGCTTTAGAAACAATAGCTGGGTTGCCTCATAATATAAGTACACAAAAAACATTGAGAATTGAGTAA
- a CDS encoding TonB-dependent receptor, with protein MKFKIISYLLFIYSFTFVFLPLSGQEVSPKDSTILSFQLDQISVTALRDEMDTFNTPNEVTVIQQNDFLDQNVRLLPDVFQRYSSVYMQKTNYGGGSPIIRGFMGNQVLILIDGIRLNNSTYRYGPNQYLNTIDPGLIKSVEVMHGPGSVLYGSDALGGVINIITKKPDNFVHNINSYTRTSTADESIYQNLNYSNQFGDISFLVGGTYKKFNNLNAGGKVEEQEFTNFDGIDLNGAMSYNFKDNGKLSLNYNFTRQNEVPRTDRLTAGNDIKYLFNPQVRQLGYLSYTNQNISSLITDLSANLSYNYQKESREIISSKTPNLESNDKDEVNTIGGQITLISKYDENIFSYGVEFYRDKINSERFIIDADANTKIKEQPTFTDNSSYQTFGAFLQHRIKLGRFALTSGVRYSKFQFEGNIGDPFGLVSSDKGEFTFAASVMYALITNKLNLVLAYSQGFRAPNVDDITSFGKSGSGDAARYDTPNPNLDPEKSHNIEIGVKFRESQIEAGLSIYYSKITDLLEPRPTTFNGADSLFGFQTYSRQNVGEAELSGFDSFFQWYFSNHLIFTGNISYTYGQNLSANEPLSRVPPLNGYFSVTWNYEILSIKYYMLFASAQKRISQRDIRDYRIGIDGTSGYMTQNISLMADINEYLDLFLNFENVFDELYKTHGSGLYSPGRSLTLGLALRY; from the coding sequence ATGAAATTTAAAATCATTTCTTACCTTCTCTTTATTTATTCTTTCACCTTTGTGTTTTTGCCTTTATCTGGGCAAGAAGTTAGTCCAAAAGATTCAACCATTCTCTCTTTTCAATTAGATCAGATTTCCGTGACGGCGTTAAGAGATGAAATGGATACATTTAATACTCCTAATGAAGTAACAGTGATTCAGCAAAATGATTTTCTTGATCAAAATGTGAGGCTTCTGCCTGATGTATTTCAAAGATATTCTTCTGTTTATATGCAGAAGACTAATTACGGCGGAGGTTCACCCATAATTAGGGGATTTATGGGGAACCAGGTGTTAATTTTAATTGACGGGATTAGATTAAATAACTCGACATATAGATACGGTCCAAATCAATATCTAAATACTATTGATCCTGGATTAATTAAATCGGTTGAAGTTATGCATGGTCCTGGATCAGTACTTTACGGAAGTGATGCGCTTGGTGGCGTAATAAATATTATTACAAAGAAACCCGATAATTTTGTACATAATATAAATTCCTATACTAGGACAAGTACGGCTGATGAATCCATATATCAGAATCTTAATTACTCAAACCAATTTGGTGATATTAGTTTTTTAGTTGGCGGTACCTATAAGAAGTTTAATAATCTTAATGCCGGCGGTAAAGTTGAGGAACAAGAGTTTACAAATTTTGATGGAATCGACTTAAATGGCGCAATGAGTTATAACTTCAAAGATAACGGGAAGTTAAGTCTCAATTATAATTTTACCCGTCAGAATGAGGTACCAAGAACCGATAGATTAACTGCCGGAAATGATATTAAATATTTATTTAATCCTCAGGTTAGGCAATTAGGTTACTTGAGCTACACCAACCAAAATATCTCATCATTAATCACTGATCTGAGTGCTAACTTATCGTATAATTATCAAAAAGAAAGTCGAGAAATTATTTCAAGTAAAACTCCAAATTTAGAATCAAATGATAAAGATGAAGTAAATACAATAGGTGGTCAAATCACTCTCATATCAAAATATGACGAAAATATTTTTTCTTACGGAGTGGAGTTCTATAGAGATAAGATAAATAGTGAACGATTTATAATTGATGCAGACGCAAATACTAAAATCAAAGAACAACCAACATTTACCGATAATTCATCATACCAAACCTTCGGTGCTTTTTTACAACATAGAATAAAGTTGGGCAGATTTGCCTTAACTTCCGGTGTTCGGTATTCTAAATTCCAATTTGAAGGAAACATTGGTGATCCATTTGGCCTTGTATCCAGCGATAAAGGTGAATTTACATTTGCTGCCTCAGTAATGTATGCACTTATTACTAATAAATTAAATTTGGTGCTGGCTTATTCGCAAGGATTCAGGGCGCCCAATGTCGATGACATCACATCATTCGGTAAATCAGGTTCCGGTGATGCTGCCAGGTACGATACACCTAATCCAAATCTTGATCCTGAAAAAAGTCACAATATCGAAATAGGTGTTAAATTCAGAGAGTCTCAAATTGAAGCCGGCTTATCGATTTATTATTCAAAAATAACTGATCTGCTAGAGCCTAGGCCAACTACTTTCAATGGAGCAGACTCTTTATTCGGGTTTCAAACTTATAGTAGGCAAAACGTTGGAGAAGCTGAGTTGAGCGGATTTGATTCATTTTTTCAGTGGTATTTTTCAAATCACCTGATCTTTACAGGGAATATAAGTTATACATATGGACAGAATCTTTCAGCAAATGAACCACTTTCGAGAGTTCCACCGTTAAATGGTTATTTTTCTGTAACTTGGAACTACGAGATTCTCTCAATTAAATATTATATGCTTTTTGCTTCAGCGCAGAAACGAATTAGTCAACGCGATATCAGAGACTATAGAATTGGTATTGACGGCACTTCCGGTTATATGACGCAAAACATATCGCTTATGGCTGATATAAACGAGTACCTTGACTTATTCCTTAATTTTGAAAATGTTTTTGATGAACTATATAAAACTCACGGATCAGGTTTATACAGTCCCGGGAGGAGTCTTACTTTAGGGCTAGCTTTACGATATTAA